The Sabethes cyaneus chromosome 3, idSabCyanKW18_F2, whole genome shotgun sequence DNA window GTGCTGATCGTCGACTGCAATCTTCCAAGGAACTACTGGCCACGAGGTCGCGTGGTGGACACCGTCTTGGCTAAAGACGAACAGGGTCGCCGAGTAATCGTCCAGACAGCGAGAGGAGTTCTGGAAAGACCAGCGACCAAGGTAGTGCTGCGAGACGTCGGTGCAATGGAAGGTAAGCCACAGTGACTGCAGTGGCGAACGAGGGGGAGTGTCACAACCCTACGGGATCCGACGCACCTTGCGTCCATGTACATTGTTCAGCGCAACCCTGCTCCGAATTGCCAACTGTGTTCGCTTGACGGACGACAGATCGTAAGTAGGAGAAAAAATGGCAAGTCATCAAAGTGCGATTGCGGATGTATAACAAGCCGAAAAAGTGGTTACAATTAATTATTACTACATGTATTGATTATCCTAGAATTCAACTTAACTCTAAAGTGATTATATGCTAATTATACTATACTAATCGttatctaaatctaaattaattgttataCGATAGTTGTTAGTGCTACTTACTTGCAAAAGGTAAAATTAAAAGATTTTCTTATATCCTAACCTAAGCTAACACATGCATTTACAGTTCTTAAACTCACAGTACGGTTATAGTACGGACTTAAGGAAGATAGAAGAAGACTAAACGTGAGTAGTCACATGGAATTCTAAACTCAAATCCAATGCTAAATGTTTGATCGTAATATTAATTACTTGAGCTAAAAATCGATAGCTAACTGATTATTCATTATGTTGCATTACCTATGCAGTCGTGTCTTATACaaaacctctctgatttttctgGTAAAGTGGTAACATGGCAAATGGGATCTagtcacaggatttttcaagccGACCATTGATGAACATTTGGACGTATTTTGAGCAAACTTGTATACTCTGGAATATTCGTTATCAGTCCCACTGAGATTCAAAATCgtccaatttaattttttctaggAATATATTAAATCAGGTAGAACCTATCGTAGGcagatttctatttaaatttcgTTTGCGAtacggaatatctccgggaaaatggaaccaaatgttgTTAATGTATGGcattgtggttcttttaagacttgctacacaaaattgaataaaaatcaatGTATAGTCCTAAAAGTTATTTTTGATATCAGGGACcgggggacgtaaaggttaaacacTTTTTCTACTTCATAGTTTACGCTGGGCTGGGTTTATTTTTATTCCAGCCGTTATCAATAATTCATAAAAGTTAGCTTGGGGGTTTCCGCATAGCGGAAATAGAGAAGTGGTCCTATTTTACTAAGAAACTCTATTTCAATCAGGGCTCGACTCTTGATGACTGTTTTTGCTGCACTTCATTATGGCGCTGGTGTCGGTTGGTTCAATCATTGTTTGAATTGTTGTCACTGTGTTGGCGGGAGTTTTATGCCACGAGTATGTGCTTTGTGCGGCATACCGATAGCATGACCGGGGACATCGACCTCTTCGGTTGGGAGGGAAAACTAGCTCTCATTACTATTGTCCGGTTCCGTTGATCAATTATTTAGCATAAAGGAATGTCTTTGGATTGAGGTAAATGGGGAAAACTAATAAATAAGTGACAATCAAAAGTAGGGCAAGCGACGGTTGCGAATACACTTACAGCTGCTACGTCGCAATGGAAAAAACCCCAAAGGAAGTTGGACAACCAATTGCTGTCACGTTTCTAATTGTGATTGCTCACTTCCTGCTATTTCCGGTGCTATGAATTTGTcagttcaaatttcctcataatgctgcgaaaaatgttattataTTTGTTATACACGAAACTAAAAGGAAAAAAGTCAAACGAGTAAAACCAAATTAGAATTATTGGTAATTTTAATTATAACTTAacatttgtattttgtatttgttgttttgtttagaATTTTTTGTTGGAACATGAGCTGTTCCCGTATCAGTGGTTTTCTCAAATGGACTTTGGCTTTGAAATTGTCTATGATGAATGAATGTCATTTCTTAACGTTGCATGCGTTTTATTCAAATTATCGTTAAAactaagaaaaataatttttttcgcaaacagtTTTAACTTctaaaaatcatttttcgactagaaataaatttttgcctaatattttatgcaattttgaatgttttatgcagttttttaaaataaactgACATTTTGTGGTTTAATTTTGAATTGCTATTTTAAACAGCAATTATTTGCACTACTGTTTCTGTTACTGTTTCACGGTACTAGGTATATgaattattaaatattaaatttctATATTAATTCATGTCTTAGTACTAGCGATACACGGCTCTGTAGAACGGATTAAATTCGTGTCCTGGAAAAAAGGGTAAGACACGCGTCCGTCTGGAGACTTGGTATAATGTTAAGATCCGGTGGATTGGTAACACGAAACATAAGCTTTTGTAGCTCGAACAGCATGAAAGTAGCACGTTGACCAGGGTGAAATAACGACAAGCGTTCATTAATGGTGTCAAGGCGCCCGAAGTGTAGCTGCTGATTTAATTGagaattaattgaaatttttcacGAATCTGACACATAATCTTCAGAATATGTGCCAATCCTTGAATGAAAGAACTTTCAACTTATAAGCAGGAAAGCTGATTATCGTCCATTTAAAATcacgatttttttactttttgactCTCTGCTAATTTACCAattgtcttttttcttctttcagcTCTCAGCCTTCCACGTCCAGCTTTCAACACATGGCCAGGATGATGGACACGCTAATACTGGATAATTTAGCACCCTTCGCATTCACTAAAATTACCACCACTCATCGGCCGTCAAGGATCGCTGCAACGAACCTCGGACCGACAAATGGATCGTCGGGAAGTTCCGGTGCAGGCTGTGGCTTGAGTGGCGTTCCCGGCATGGGTGTTGGCGTGAAGAAAGCAACCAGCACATCCAATGTGGCGGCCAGCTGCGGGGCGGGTGTAGGCATCGGTAGCTCGTCGATCCGTGTCAACCTGCAGAAGAATAAAATACCCACGCAAGGTCAGCATAGAATTTATGTTACTTTTGCGCCCGTCTTGGTTGGTTTGCACGGCTGATGGCTGAGGCTTTCTTACTGCGGCAGTCAGACGTTTGCGACTGGGTGGGGAAAAGGAGGTCAAGCTGGGGTGACCAACAGTACGTCTATCTTTGAGATTTAATGAGTAGAACTATTGACCTGGATACCTACAATTATGGGCtaacgaacgaaaaaaaagcaGCTGCCTGTTTTACACTTTCAGATGGTGCTATCATTGACCTCATTTGGAGGAACGATACTTCAAAACTTAGGCACCGCGTGGTTGACGTGAGAAAAAGTTTTTAGTTTTCCCTGTTTCCATTTTGCTTAGAACTTTGCTTTGAATTGTCACAGGTGGTTGTGTATGAGTTTCTGAAACTACAAGGTCGCTATCCGTCATGTTTTGCATGTAAAGTAATTCcctatttattatatttttaaataaaaatgtttttttttgtcgaaagggtttatattttatattcttatgaaaaaataattttacggCAAACGATGGTCATAAAAAATCTGTTgacagtttttcatttttcatgtttaacGCTCTACTTAAATACTTATTTTTATATCagaaacataaacaaaacacaaatattttatgtctaAAGTTATAAAATCAGTCATTCCAttctaaacattttttttgagaaatttattttggattttttggatTAATGCAATCTATGAGCAAAATTTAATGCATAAATGACCAGAATTGACGTTTAAAATAGAATCAATATGCACACTGACCAATTATTATCGACCAGTTTTTCCAACAAACTACGCATTGCAATGCCTTGCACGCACGAAAGTATTTGATTTTCACTTTATGGTACACCGCAgggtttttaaaaattgattaacaCCCAAATTATCTGATTCTACCTAGGCTGGTTGCATTTTGAAAGTCGCCTGCTCTTATTATTCTATTCGGTATGGtttaatttttgttgttttcttctTAAAATTCATTTTGTAAATAAAACCGGCAGCATCAATAGTATCACTGACCAGACGATTGCGTGCAATGAGTCTAACATGAATTTTTAATGCGAATTCAGATGCTGTTAGAATCAGCAAGGGAGATTGGAACCGGAACATCAGTCCATGTCAATCACTCTAGGCGATAGGTATGATGTTAATTTCGTTGGAACTACGATGCTTGTAAAGACCAATGACTCCTTGGACCCTCGGGAATACGACATGCATTTCGTTTGAGTGTCTATGATTAAACTGGAAAGATAGATTACTAGTGTAATATAGAATTCACCAAAACCCATCTAGGTTACTACTGTTTGTTTTCCAGAACCAGCAACTTGCTTTTTGTTAAACAAATTTCGCGGTTTTCTGATTAAATTCAATATGGCTTTCATTGCCAAGGGAAGACAAATTTATAAACTATTACATGATAGACATGTCAAGGTTaacaaaaaaatcaacttttttcaaAACTGTTTGTCCCCTTACCAAACTTGGGATCCACCGTGTCGAGTACCCTAATCCGGGGGCAAATTGATCACCGGGGCGAAATTCATCAAACGTAAAACTCAAATAAACTTAAAATTTGGGCGGTATtctgaaataaaatttaaaacttctttTGTTTATGAAGTTGAACAGTCATCCAAAGGTTCTGTTGCTAAAAGAAACTGCTCTTAAATGAAGTTACGTGCAAATAGGTTGGATTCAGctgaaacttggttaaaactactcaaaatgcccttaaagtgtacaaactcagattctgAGTAGTTTTTATTACCTTtaatatactataacaaaggtttaaaaattggtcgaaaaacacgaaattgattcgaggcccggagggccaagtcacatataccaatcgatagggttcgacgatttgagcaatgtctgtatgtgtgtatgtgtgtatgtatgtaatgattttttctatcgcctgtttctcagagatggctgaacctaATCGTTCCCTATTacgctcaagtcgctttttaccaaaaccacgtaaaaaaccgcgtgaattcagaaaaccgcgtaaattccgaaaaccgcgtaaaaaaccgcgtaaattccaaaattcacgtaaaaacacaaagtttcgcgtaaaaaaaactttgtggatttcaacactacgcgaaaaagagacgttttgagcacatccgcgtaaattccgaaaatcgcgtaaatcccgaaatccgcgtaaaaaaaactgcgtaaattccgaaaaccgcgtaaaaaaaccgcctaaattccgaaaaccgcgtaaaaataggggcgtaaaaaaccgcgtaaaaagcgacttcagtgtacttttgtttgaaaggtattattgtctagtagatcactattgagttgtttcgtgatacgacgtttcgtttaaaagttataagcaaaaatgtgaaaactacgtgccacgggtttctccggaactacatgatcgatttcaacgatcttactatcaaatgaaagctcttgttaaaactaaattgttcaaaaattttaaattgaaaacaaacaattattttaaaagttatgcttaaaaaacctgttttgacaaggtattatcgcctgtttctcagagatggccaaaccgatctatgcgctattagtctcatttgaaagataatatatcctataTCCTTCATGCACTACAGAAttgtacaaattttcaacactcATTAGcaattacttactttactttttcggcgacaatccgcttatcgaatccatgccgaattcagaagCCGCTCGCCGGCTGTCCCTAACACCCGCGGCTCTAGAATCCTCGTCaatagcgctcatccaacgggtacggggtcggcctctgtcgggttctctgctaaatattgttttcgatgGTCTTTCATCTGGCATCCtcgctacgtggccagcccattgtagcctgtcgtgttttagtcgcttcacaatattatccgcatctttgtatacttggtatatttcatgattcatgcgcctacgCCTCACTACTTCGTTTACCATGCCACCAAGTTTTCATCGGAGGATCTTACGCTCATTAACGACAAGTGCTCTCTTTTAACGTCCACGTTTCGCGACCGTAGAGCACCACTATGAATTAGCGTGTATTAGCGTGTTATAGAGcacgagttttgtacggagttttATGCGGGACCTCAGTTGGCTacataatccgtagaaggccctgttggcagccgttaTCTGCTTTATTACTTCACGagtcacatcgttgtcacatgtcaatAACGTACCACGGTTAACAAACTCGtcaaccacttcaaaagtatctccatctatcaccaccgtagttccaacacccgaagagcTACCACgatctctaccagccaccatgtaCTTTGTTCTGCTAGCATTTATGATAAGCTTTTCCTCGCAGGTTCtttcttaagatgcgtgtacgcttcttccacagctacggttaacaccgatgatatcgatatcGTCTGCAAACCCTTTGCGGATTGACGTCTAACGTCACGAATGGGTCCAATGTATctcccgctatcctgacgcttgattttgaaccatcaagggtagcgcgtaggtatcagcctaatcagtattttttggaaaactatgttcaagcataatttgCCATAGCTCATTGCGTTTAGCTGAATCGTGCGCCACCTTGAATTTAAACAAACGGTGAGTCcgtaagttgaattcccggaatttatcgaggatttgtcgcacggtgaacatttggtccgtcgtggagcgtccctctcgaaaaccgcactaaaATTcgtcaacaaaggtttcctgcaacggcttcagtctgagaaacaggatattggagaaaattttgtacgtataattgaggagagtaatgcctcgataattgttGCATTCAAGTCGATggcttttttttgtaaatagggaatATGAGACCTTCctaccagtccgtaggtagttcctcttcagtccatacctttagtataacctgataaaTGGCATAATACAGTTGTTCGTTCCAGACCTTCAAAAGTTCAGTTGTtgcgcgttgagaccatcaccaattGATTTCTTGTGTTCTTTTTTACGTAagaaaaatcactttttaccccttaaaaacatcggtcgttttttcggtcgattctgcccactgaGCAACGGTTTAATGTTTTATTTCGCATTTCTTCCAGAAGTTCACCCCAATCCTCGCCATGCTGGTATGGCGGCCTCCAACGCGGCGTCCCCGCCGACGGCAACCGATTCCCGTTGGATTTCCTCGCTGCGTCGTCGTGATCCGGAGCTACAGCCAACGTTGCCTTCAATCAATCATTCCAACCACCAGAGTACCTCGTCATTGACGCACCAGACCAGTGTCGGCTATGCCAGCTCGACGAACACTCCAACCGAACGACGCAGCAGTCGAAACAGCGGCCAGAAATCTTCGCTTCGAAAGAGTCGTTCTGTCGAACGAATCCGCGCTCGTAAGCTGGCTACTTCGAAAATCAAGGAGCGACCGAAAAAGTCTTCATCCGAAGAGGGCGGTGGATCAGACGATCAGGAAGTCACATCAGTGGAAGAAAATTCACCGCAACAGCAGCAATCACCGGTTAAAAGAATTGAAAAACCAAAGTTATTTAGCTCAATTGGATATGAATCTCACCTAGTTGATACGTTGGAAAAGGACATGCTCCAGAAGAATCCGAACGTGCAATGGAATGATGTTGCCGGGTTAAACGAAGCGAAAGCTATCTTGCAGGAGGCTGTAGTTCTTCCGGTTATTTTACCTGATTTCTTCCGCGGCATTCGACGACCCTGGAAAGGTGTTCTGATGGTGGGGCCGCCGGGGACTGGTAAAACAATGCTCGCGAAAGCAGTCGCTACCGAGTGCGGAACCACCTTCTTTAATGTTTCGTCGAGTACTCTGACGTCAAAATACCGCGGAGAAAGTGAGAAGCTGGTAAGGCTACTGTTCGAGATGGCTCGGTTCTACGCACCCAGTACGATCTTTATCGATGAAATTGATTCCCTGTGCGCCTGCCGAGGAAGCGATTCGGAACACGAAGCAAGTCGTCGGTTTAAAGCAGAGTTACTCATACAGATGGATGGTTTGAATGCTTCTAAGTAAGTGTTCTTAAAACTAGTAGTGTTTCTGAACGTTAATtaggaaattttgattttatagcgatgaaaaaataataatggTTTTAGCGGCGACCAACCATCCATGGGATATCGACGAAGCCTTCCGGAGACGGTTTGAAAAGCGAGTCTACATTGGTCTTCCGAACGATAACACTAGGAAAGCGCTAATGGAGCTGTGTTTGAAAGGTGTAAACGTTTCTTCCGATCTCGATGTAGAAGCAACAGCGGAGCAACTGCGGGGCTACACTGGATCTGATATTGCTAATGTTTGTCGGTATGTACGATACAGTTGTGTTTTTACTTATGATGCTaagtaattgttttattttttcagcgaCGCAGCAATGATGGCTATGAGACGGCATATTAACGGTTTGACGCCGATGGAAATTAAAATGATCCGACGTGAGCAGGTGGATCTACCTGTAACGGCGCAGGACTTCCAGGACGCAATGGTAAAGACACGAAAATCTGTATCCGCCAATGATGTGGCACGTTATGAAACATGGATGGATGAGTACGGTTCCTGCTAGTGTTACATCTAAGCTCAAATCGATGTCCAATGAAAATGTTGGACTCAAAGCGAATCGTAACTACTGCACCTATAACTACTTTCGCCTGGGATGAAGTTTCACAGTTTCCCAAAGGATGATCTCATAGTAGATAATTAATTCCTCAAAGCCATAGTGttcatttacaatttttaagCATTGTTGAGTTCATTCGTTAAATCCAAAAACTTGTAACTGTTACCTTGATTGATGGCTGATTTATCCGACCCGATGAAAATAAACTGCAGATTTGGCCACGCTAGTTTGGTTATACATCCACGTCATCAGTAGCTTAGTTTATTCAACTAAAACGTAAACTTTGTACCGTAGAATAAGGTTGCTTTCCAATGTTATTAAATAGAGGAATCGCTGATACtcatttgtttcttttttgacAATATAGCGTCTTGAGGTATATACCTTCCTTTAGCTCTCGCCTCTGTTTTGCATATTGAACGGAATACTGTCATTTGTCCGCTTCGGTTCTGTATATATTTTGATCGTATTGTTATTCTGAATCCTAAtgattctttaaaaaaaatttaaaaaatcgaaaatttaactttttcaaaCACCTGGAAATTGGGAAGAGACTGATGGTGCTCTTTCAGCAGCTGATGGATGCTTCCTTTCCATCTTAGATCCTACACCAGTGCAGAAGTACTCGTCATGAATATGATGTAAGTAGCTACAGTCAAAACTAAAAGTAAAACCTAGAActtgatgatgatatgatattaAGCGATGTAGAAAGATGAATTTCTAGATGAAGATTCTAGAAACCTGCCATTGGCTGTTGAATATAACGAACAACGATCATGTAGTGAAGGGACTGCTTTTCCCGAGATAGAGCAACAGCCTACATATTCCGCCACGTTCACAGGGTAGCTTCCCGTGAAAACAGGAGTGAGAGTCAGTCGCGCTGGATAACAAATCTTGgaatatcacattggcgatctacTGCCAAATTGAATCGTCGGTGTTATTGAggtaagaaaaataaaatatgtgtaTTGTTTAATGCGATTTATGGACAATGGTTTGCACTTGTGTTGTTTTGCTGGAAGATTTGGGCTGCGTAATAGTGCAAAAGTGGAATGCCAAATCCAGAATGTTCCCCTTCTTGCCGAAATGTTCTACGTTCTAATATTTGAGAAACTCAATAGCAAAAAGTTTGCTTTAAAAGTACcgattaaaaatttattttagagggggggggggcggctgCTACCCATATGATTGGCATACTTCTTATGGTTGAGTCGGGAAAATTCTAAGAacaacacctatgaagattgagTCGAGATGATTCCAAGGTCACTCACAacctacacacacacacacagcacacatacagcaaaatcaaatggaagtgtccaaattatgtacagctgctgttGGGTtctaaaataggttggttaccctaccttATAACGTGGACGGCTTATCCGCGATTTCTCTCCCGTTCACCAAAGCTCTTCAGGCGAGTGGCTTAAGCGTCACCTCTCAAAGAGGACCACTCGCTCGGTTAAGGTTGCCCGGCACGAAATCTACCTTCAGGGCAGGTGGGGGAAGATGGGTCCCGAATCGCGCAAAGGAACGGTTGATTTTACCCACCTGGGACGATAGTCTACCCGCGTCCAGATGGTGCCACTAGACCGATTCTCTAATGCATCTTGTAAATACTAGGAATAATGGTAGTTCCTGTACGCTTGAAAGAGCAAAAATGGATATAACATTATCAAGGACCTTTCCATTATTCTTTTAAGATGCTTACTAACGGTATAAGCTAGATGTTTCTTATAGTTCTATACGAAACCATACAGAGTGATACTTCCAGGTATCCAGATTTACATGCAACAACTTTATTTGTCCTCCCTCTTGTGAAGTTTCAATCAATTTCTTTCACGTTCATAAGAATAGTTTGAATAATATTACTCACAATAAATATCAATAGGGCTTTAATTTCCTCTTCTTTTTTGTTGGTTTATTTTAAGCTCTAACCTTGTTTCCtgcttttggaaaatattttcaatgtaccACTAAAAATTTTACACACACCGTTTAGTCTCTAAGACGTTGCGTTctaggctttgtttttcttgtgTTTCAATTCGTGAGCAGAGTGGCAGAGTCCGGTTCTGTTTGTGTGCAAAGCTGTCACTGCACTTTCAACAACATTATTATCAACTGTTTATTATATAAAGCGCTTTTCAACGATCCGAAAATAAGTGTACAAGTAACGATTTTGCTGCGGCGCTCGCAGCGTACGGTGGAGTCTGTAAATATCAAATAACTTGAGCTCTCTGTTACGTCGTTTAAATTGCGGCTGTCTAATTTTCCCGGTAATAAATAACGCTTTGttctaaaactaaaaattgtaaacaaaactGATGAAAAACTTACGAGACAATCAAAACTCTATAAGATAAGGTCTGTGGCAGCCTTACATTCGTTCGTATTTAAATTGTTTTATAGTACGTTTCTCCGATGAGCGGGAAGTCATATCTGTGTAGCACTAAGAATTTTCTACATGTTTTGTGGAGTATTGCAGAAGAACGCTGTTGGGTTATGGCCGAAGTGTTTTATTTGCGACGTATGCACATTAAGTTGCACTAAGTTAACTCGAATTACTGTTCTATAACAACGATGGAAACATTACTTAACTACTGCATTTTATCTTTAATCCAGCTGCTGTGCACTACACAAAAGATTGAGTCCGTGAAATCGAAGAAGCCGTTACATCGTTTTAAGCCGCTGGCCGTGTGGTACCGGTAAGCAATATGGTAGATTTGTCGGAAATATTGTCTTTCAAATGGTTGCAGTTGTTAAGTCCAACATGATTTCATGTCGGTTTACTCCCCCTTCTTAAGAGTTCCACGAGACCTCCAGGCCTTTATTAGATTCCAGGCAAAGTACAGCGAGAAGAAGTGCACCTGGAGTGCTAGCAGCACAAAGCCGTACCACAAGAGTCCGTACGGATAGCCCTAGATTCGTGCGAGTAGAGCAAACAAACACATAGGAACAGTGCAATGGATTAGAAGAACAGAAGTGTCAACGACCGATTAGTGTTATCCGATTCAGTTTCGACAATTTTGCAAATTGGTACTAACAATTACCTGCCAGACGAAAATGTCGGTGTCATCCAGCTCGGTATCCTCATCCATGTTAATGTACTCCATCACGTCGTTCAGATAGTAGATGAGGCAGTACAGCAGGGGTACAAAGGCGATCGTGCTAATACCTACCATATACTTCTTCATGTCGTTTATTCGATTGCGGCGGGCCGCCGACAGACCGATAAAGGAAAGAAACACCGACAGACACCAGAAGTACTCCCACCAGAGGGGCTGTGGAATTTGCAGTTCCTCGATTTCCAAAATGAAGATGTCGAGACGATCCAGGATGTCGGCGGACAGCTTGACTAGCATCATGAAGAACAGCAGGTAGTGAaagaaaatgcaatattttaaCCGAGCTTTGTTGAGTGCGCTGAAAAAAAAGAGGTCGAAcaaaaatttagttttagtATTTTTTAAACGTAATTACGCAGGAACTTAAGAAATTTCGTTCGGTTGGTTAGTTGGCTGCAGAAAATCTAAAATTGCGAGTGTCACGAAAGGTTGCTAGGTTTTAAACGCTAATCACTCAGCGGTTTACATATCGACTTTTAATGCTTTTTGCTATATCGATGAAACCACCAATTGTGggaaggttaagaaggcaatcagtgagctgaaaaacgataagGTTGCTGCGAagaacggtatcccggctgaacttctaaaagcggagcGCGAGCGACTGCTCGAAGGAATCCACCGGAGAATCGTCAGGATCTGGGGGGAAGACCAAATGCCAGAGTTGTGGTGGGATAGCCTTATTTGCTTAGTTTTTAAAAAGGGCATCAACTCGGGCGTAAACACTATcctccgtatcctgttctgttaATTAAGACCATTAGCAGAGTCCTTCGTTGacaagtaccaagctggttttcctgagggtcgctccacgacggatcagacgCTAACCCTGTCTTGGTTAATAGACAAGCTTTGGGAGTACAATTTACAgattcatcatctgtttgtgaactacaaggcggcgtacgattctgtcaaacgaaatgagctgtgacagataatgctagaacatggttttccggcgAAACTAGTTAAACTGACtcatgcgacgctggatgggccAAAATTATGCGTTAGAATAGTGGGTTAGAACTCAGCCGCTTCCGCGACGTTGGATGTACTGAagtaaggggatgcactctctaagcTGCTATTCAATATTACCTCAGAAGATGCAATACTAAGAGCGAACGTGGAAAGAAACAGgattatcatcacgaaatcgtacatgtttcttgattttgcggatgacggcgatatcatcggaataa harbors:
- the LOC128741938 gene encoding protein jagunal isoform X1, with product MASRGGPMIVGTDGADFEHRQRVAAHYQISALNKARLKYCIFFHYLLFFMMLVKLSADILDRLDIFILEIEELQIPQPLWWEYFWCLSVFLSFIGLSAARRNRINDMKKYMVGISTIAFVPLLYCLIYYLNDVMEYINMDEDTELDDTDIFVWQVIGYPYGLLWYGFVLLALQVHFFSLYFAWNLIKAWRSRGTLKKGE
- the LOC128741938 gene encoding protein jagunal isoform X2 — protein: MASRGGPMIVGTDGADFEHRQRVAAHYQISALNKARLKYCIFFHYLLFFMMLVKLSADILDRLDIFILEIEELQIPQPLWWEYFWCLSVFLSFIGLSAARRNRINDMKKYMVGISTIAFVPLLYCLIYYLNDVMEYINMDEDTELDDTDIFVWQGYPYGLLWYGFVLLALQVHFFSLYFAWNLIKAWRSRGTLKKGE
- the LOC128739718 gene encoding katanin p60 ATPase-containing subunit A-like 1, with protein sequence MNSYGCYNQQYESVGGTTGSSNLVEHYNNSSNGSYKMSRNVSNSHPALERSDVHVEYEVAVPIHSIESIRHTPYHSLWNLHECSQPSTSSFQHMARMMDTLILDNLAPFAFTKITTTHRPSRIAATNLGPTNGSSGSSGAGCGLSGVPGMGVGVKKATSTSNVAASCGAGVGIGSSSIRVNLQKNKIPTQGQHRIYVTFAPVLVEVHPNPRHAGMAASNAASPPTATDSRWISSLRRRDPELQPTLPSINHSNHQSTSSLTHQTSVGYASSTNTPTERRSSRNSGQKSSLRKSRSVERIRARKLATSKIKERPKKSSSEEGGGSDDQEVTSVEENSPQQQQSPVKRIEKPKLFSSIGYESHLVDTLEKDMLQKNPNVQWNDVAGLNEAKAILQEAVVLPVILPDFFRGIRRPWKGVLMVGPPGTGKTMLAKAVATECGTTFFNVSSSTLTSKYRGESEKLVRLLFEMARFYAPSTIFIDEIDSLCACRGSDSEHEASRRFKAELLIQMDGLNASNDEKIIMVLAATNHPWDIDEAFRRRFEKRVYIGLPNDNTRKALMELCLKGVNVSSDLDVEATAEQLRGYTGSDIANVCRDAAMMAMRRHINGLTPMEIKMIRREQVDLPVTAQDFQDAMVKTRKSVSANDVARYETWMDEYGSC